One Acidobacteriota bacterium genomic window carries:
- a CDS encoding DUF4189 domain-containing protein, with protein MTARTLLATTVAMLVVAPSLATAQQTLVGALALNSSSTRYGWAANYDTASAATQRALNECGSGCRLVATFRGCGALAVESGREVRNAAGWSFDWPTRGQAENGAMRACANRGGRSCRIVVSQCNRSRGE; from the coding sequence ATGACGGCAAGAACGTTACTCGCGACTACCGTTGCGATGCTGGTGGTTGCGCCTTCCTTGGCGACGGCACAGCAGACGCTCGTAGGAGCTCTGGCCCTCAACTCCAGCAGCACCCGGTATGGCTGGGCCGCCAACTACGACACGGCCTCGGCCGCAACGCAAAGGGCCTTGAACGAGTGCGGCTCCGGCTGTCGGCTCGTGGCTACCTTTCGAGGATGCGGGGCACTTGCGGTGGAGTCCGGGCGTGAGGTCCGAAACGCCGCCGGCTGGTCCTTCGACTGGCCTACCCGAGGCCAGGCGGAGAATGGGGCGATGCGAGCGTGCGCCAACCGCGGTGGGCGCTCGTGCCGGATAGTCGTATCGCAGTGCAACCGCAGCAGAGGAGAATAG
- a CDS encoding serine/threonine protein kinase produces MAGDGVLLDVADAVASRQQVDWDRARGAAPRDQRQSLDNLRALSEMVASVGAGTPSGPDTARSSDPPGTPFVRIALGALVVVAAVQVAAGLVRITWSWEQRWGLQFAEPRMLALVSLSACAALLLIGGRRDHRARLLGVVFALGASSFSSSFSWPLVAPTATPVDPWILPEVFQPALMWAFAREFPRVHRRTWIDDLARRMVPLCAWVGGGLWIAHLLFLPEGRLPFLHRDGDVYWLILSVLTLAAVSAIALRARDATARESRRVALLIGGIVVGLAPILLDITIELLWPAARRFGEEHLHAISVVVFTFLLSTPCSMTYAVLGEHALDVRTVVRASYRRLLTRRLLAALIAAPMGALVWLLASQPDRTVADVMGTSFGRLLVAAVGVAALAAGCRKRLLLRLDAWVYPETADHRRLLVAAGSELVQATSVARIGEVLTASVRRGCGAPGTLLIADAAADASAHHFTAPTADVAPLVRTSAIAHALESTREPIWVEPEGRASVFSLLPGRDAEWVVAAAATAIVPVFGPGTELLGFVAIGRRFDDGRLSSVDPDFLQALAATVGLALTRLRLADGRPAPPARECPACGIVASAGSTRPCGCGVDFTAAAVPGMLAGKFLLERRLGSGGMGAVYLARDLGLQRHVAVKTLPVGDGPGLVRLMQEARAMAAVAHPAIAQIHGLETWCGRPLLVVEFLRGGTLAARLDRGPLPGAEAVGVVLALSEALTALHEAGYVHGDVKPSNIGFASDGTPKLLDFGLARLTNDHDQPAGGTLSYSSPEVLRGERTGAADDVWSLCVVLYEMAAGRRPFVGDGAGEVAACIRRQAISPAAVEVTETGRASSPRSAKLLAFAVSVLTAGRPDRPATARGFAAALRGL; encoded by the coding sequence ATGGCCGGCGACGGCGTCCTGCTGGACGTGGCGGACGCCGTCGCGTCCAGGCAGCAGGTCGATTGGGATCGGGCGCGCGGCGCGGCGCCGCGCGATCAACGGCAATCACTCGACAACCTGCGCGCGCTGTCGGAGATGGTCGCGTCCGTCGGCGCCGGGACGCCAAGCGGTCCCGACACCGCTCGCTCCAGCGATCCACCCGGAACGCCTTTCGTGCGTATCGCACTTGGTGCCCTCGTCGTCGTAGCGGCGGTGCAGGTCGCGGCCGGGTTGGTGAGAATCACCTGGTCGTGGGAGCAGCGATGGGGGCTGCAGTTCGCCGAGCCGCGAATGCTGGCGCTCGTTTCCCTGTCGGCCTGCGCGGCGCTCCTGCTCATCGGTGGTCGCCGCGACCATCGGGCGCGCCTGCTGGGCGTCGTGTTCGCGCTGGGCGCCTCGTCGTTCTCATCCTCGTTCTCATGGCCGCTGGTTGCGCCAACTGCCACCCCCGTTGACCCATGGATTCTCCCCGAGGTCTTTCAGCCGGCGCTCATGTGGGCGTTCGCCAGGGAGTTTCCGCGGGTCCATCGACGCACTTGGATCGACGATCTGGCGCGGCGAATGGTGCCCCTCTGCGCCTGGGTCGGCGGCGGGCTCTGGATCGCGCACCTGCTCTTCCTCCCGGAGGGACGGCTACCGTTCCTGCACCGAGACGGCGACGTCTATTGGCTGATCCTGTCGGTCCTCACGCTGGCAGCGGTCTCCGCCATCGCATTGCGTGCGCGCGATGCAACGGCCCGGGAGTCGAGGCGGGTCGCACTGCTGATCGGCGGAATCGTGGTCGGGCTCGCGCCGATTCTTCTCGACATAACCATCGAACTGCTCTGGCCGGCAGCGCGCCGGTTCGGGGAAGAACACCTGCACGCGATTTCCGTCGTCGTGTTCACGTTCCTCCTCTCGACGCCATGCTCGATGACGTACGCCGTCCTTGGCGAGCATGCTCTGGATGTACGCACGGTGGTGCGGGCCTCGTACCGGCGTCTGCTCACGCGCCGCTTGCTCGCGGCGCTGATCGCCGCGCCGATGGGAGCATTGGTTTGGCTGCTCGCGAGTCAGCCGGATCGCACGGTCGCCGACGTCATGGGCACCTCGTTCGGTCGGTTGCTCGTGGCGGCGGTCGGAGTCGCGGCGTTGGCGGCGGGCTGCCGCAAGCGCCTGCTTCTACGACTGGATGCCTGGGTCTACCCCGAGACCGCGGATCACCGGCGTCTGCTGGTTGCCGCCGGATCCGAGCTGGTGCAGGCGACGTCTGTCGCCCGGATCGGCGAGGTGCTGACCGCGTCGGTACGGCGCGGCTGCGGCGCGCCTGGAACTCTGCTGATCGCGGACGCCGCCGCCGACGCGTCCGCGCATCACTTCACGGCCCCGACCGCCGATGTGGCGCCGCTGGTTCGCACATCGGCGATCGCACACGCGTTGGAGTCGACCCGCGAACCGATCTGGGTCGAACCGGAGGGCAGGGCGTCGGTATTCTCGTTGCTGCCGGGCCGTGACGCGGAGTGGGTCGTCGCGGCTGCGGCGACGGCGATCGTGCCGGTCTTCGGTCCGGGCACGGAGCTCCTCGGCTTCGTGGCGATTGGCCGGCGGTTCGATGATGGGCGGTTGAGCTCCGTGGATCCGGACTTCCTGCAGGCGTTGGCCGCGACGGTGGGACTCGCCCTCACGCGCCTGCGTCTGGCGGATGGTCGACCGGCGCCGCCCGCCCGCGAGTGTCCGGCGTGCGGAATCGTGGCGTCGGCGGGCTCGACGAGACCGTGCGGTTGCGGCGTGGACTTCACCGCGGCGGCGGTTCCGGGGATGCTTGCGGGCAAGTTTCTCCTGGAGCGGCGCCTCGGCAGCGGCGGAATGGGCGCCGTCTACCTCGCGCGAGACCTCGGCCTTCAGCGCCACGTCGCGGTCAAGACACTGCCCGTCGGCGACGGGCCGGGACTGGTACGGCTGATGCAAGAGGCACGGGCCATGGCCGCGGTGGCGCACCCGGCAATCGCACAGATTCACGGTCTCGAAACGTGGTGTGGCCGGCCGCTGCTGGTCGTCGAGTTCCTGCGCGGCGGCACGCTCGCGGCCCGCCTCGATCGCGGACCGCTGCCCGGTGCGGAGGCGGTCGGGGTGGTCCTGGCGTTGTCCGAGGCTCTCACCGCGTTGCACGAGGCCGGCTACGTGCACGGCGACGTCAAGCCGAGCAACATCGGCTTCGCGTCCGACGGCACCCCGAAGCTGCTCGATTTCGGCCTGGCGCGCTTGACGAACGATCATGATCAGCCGGCGGGCGGCACCTTGTCGTACTCGTCGCCCGAAGTGTTGCGCGGCGAGCGGACGGGCGCAGCCGACGATGTCTGGTCGCTGTGCGTGGTGCTGTACGAGATGGCCGCCGGGCGGCGCCCGTTCGTCGGTGACGGCGCCGGTGAGGTGGCCGCCTGCATCCGACGGCAAGCGATCAGCCCGGCGGCGGTTGAGGTGACAGAGACGGGACGGGCAAGTTCCCCGAGGTCCGCGAAGTTGCTTGCGTTCGCCGTTTCCGTCCTGACGGCCGGCCGACCGGACCGCCCCGCGACGGCCCGTGGGTTCGCCGCTGCGCTGCGCGGACTCTGA